Proteins found in one Erythrobacter sp. 3-20A1M genomic segment:
- a CDS encoding SDR family NAD(P)-dependent oxidoreductase: protein MAAAKHDLESAAVFGASGGIGRALVAALAERGVQRIHAGSRSGEGPGLPSVAPFRFDLENEDSIAAAARTMADDPPRLVIVASGVLTLPEGRGPERSFRQLDADAMERVFRINTIGPGLIAKHVLPLFPREGRSVFAALSARVGSIGDNRIGGWHSYRASKAALNMMIRNFGIELGRTHSQAVVAALHPGTVDTALSEPFQSNLRDGQLTDAGRAAENLLGVIDGLTPSDSGGHFDWKGEQVPA, encoded by the coding sequence ATGGCGGCGGCGAAACATGATTTGGAAAGCGCGGCAGTGTTCGGGGCAAGCGGCGGGATCGGGCGCGCGTTGGTCGCAGCGCTGGCCGAACGCGGGGTTCAGCGTATTCATGCCGGATCGCGCAGCGGCGAGGGACCGGGCCTCCCCAGCGTCGCGCCCTTTCGCTTCGATCTGGAGAACGAGGACAGCATCGCTGCGGCGGCGCGCACGATGGCCGACGATCCGCCGCGCCTCGTGATCGTTGCCAGTGGCGTACTCACCCTGCCGGAAGGGCGGGGGCCGGAACGCAGTTTTCGCCAGCTCGACGCGGACGCGATGGAGCGAGTGTTCCGCATCAATACCATCGGCCCCGGGCTCATCGCGAAGCATGTGCTGCCGCTTTTCCCGCGCGAGGGGCGTAGCGTGTTTGCCGCGCTGTCCGCGCGCGTGGGTTCGATCGGGGACAACCGGATCGGGGGTTGGCACAGCTACCGCGCGAGCAAGGCGGCGCTCAACATGATGATCCGCAACTTCGGCATCGAACTGGGCCGGACGCACAGCCAGGCGGTGGTCGCCGCGCTGCATCCCGGAACGGTCGATACCGCGCTGTCGGAGCCGTTCCAGTCCAACCTGCGAGACGGTCAGCTGACCGACGCGGGCCGGGCGGCGGAGAATTTGCTAGGCGTGATCGACGGTCTGACGCCGTCGGACAGCGGTGGGCATTTCGACTGGAAGGGCGAGCAGGTTCCAGCCTGA